In the Paraburkholderia acidisoli genome, one interval contains:
- a CDS encoding zinc-dependent alcohol dehydrogenase family protein, producing the protein MKALVYHGPGRITVETRPMPQLQDAGDAIVRLTKTTICGTDLHIIKGDVPSCTSGRILGHEGVGVIHEVANGVSTLKPGDRVLISCISSCRQCHYCRRGMYSHCQTGGWILGNRIDGTQAEYVRIPHAQTSLYRLPEGHDEAALVMLSDILPTGFECGVLNGKVEPGSTVAIVGSGPIGLAALLTAQFYSPAQIIMIDLDANRLECAKRFGATACVDSRVSDPRESVMELTDGVGVDCAIEAVGVPATFELCQQLVAPGGTIANVGVHGAPASLFLDKLWDRNVTITTRLVDTVSTPMLLKTVCAGRVDPGRLITHRFAFEDVLEAYETFSQASSTQTLKVLIEM; encoded by the coding sequence ATGAAAGCACTGGTTTATCACGGTCCGGGTCGCATTACGGTCGAAACGCGCCCCATGCCTCAACTGCAGGATGCGGGCGACGCGATCGTCAGACTCACGAAGACCACGATCTGCGGTACGGATCTACACATCATCAAAGGCGACGTGCCGAGCTGCACGTCCGGACGCATCCTCGGTCACGAAGGCGTAGGCGTGATTCACGAAGTGGCAAATGGCGTGAGCACGCTGAAGCCCGGCGATCGCGTGCTGATCTCATGCATTTCTAGCTGCAGACAATGCCATTACTGCCGGCGTGGCATGTATTCGCACTGTCAAACCGGTGGCTGGATACTCGGCAATCGCATTGACGGCACGCAGGCCGAATACGTTCGCATTCCCCATGCGCAAACGAGCCTCTACCGGCTTCCCGAAGGCCACGACGAAGCGGCGCTCGTCATGCTCTCCGACATCCTGCCCACGGGCTTCGAATGCGGTGTGCTCAACGGCAAGGTCGAACCGGGCAGCACAGTCGCCATCGTCGGTTCGGGGCCGATCGGGCTTGCGGCGCTGCTGACCGCGCAGTTCTACTCGCCCGCGCAAATCATCATGATCGATCTCGATGCGAACCGGCTCGAATGCGCGAAGCGTTTCGGCGCGACGGCATGCGTCGATTCGCGCGTATCCGATCCGCGAGAGTCGGTTATGGAATTGACCGATGGCGTCGGCGTAGATTGCGCCATCGAAGCGGTGGGCGTACCGGCGACGTTCGAGCTGTGCCAGCAACTCGTGGCGCCCGGCGGCACGATCGCGAACGTTGGTGTGCACGGGGCGCCAGCATCGCTCTTTCTCGACAAGCTCTGGGACCGCAACGTGACCATCACAACACGTCTCGTCGATACAGTCAGTACGCCCATGCTACTCAAAACGGTCTGCGCAGGTCGCGTCGATCCGGGCCGTCTG